In Anopheles arabiensis isolate DONGOLA chromosome 2, AaraD3, whole genome shotgun sequence, the genomic window ACCGCGTGGATAAGTTTTGTCCGCACGGAATGGAGGACGTTCACGACGCGAAGGACCCTCTTTGGGATCGTTGCTGTACCGAGGTTTGGAATTAGACTGCTCAGCTTGAGGACGGTTGTGATGCTTTTCTGGTGCTTCTTTGGTTTTATCACTTTCGTGTGCTGTTTTTCCGTCGCCTTTGTGAGCTTTTTCAACCTCACGTTCATTCTCTTTCGCTTGTTTGTCGGGGATTTCCTGCTTTTCACGCTGCCCTTCGCTATCTTTGGATGGATTATTTCCAACCGGCTTTTCAACAGCGGCTTCCTTCTGTGCATCGGGATTGCTTAGTGGTTGCTCGTTGTCAGCTTCGTTCTTACCGACCGGTCCTTGGTTAGATAGTTCACTATCGATCGTTTGTTCCGGTCGAGGATCGAGCGACTGGGATATTGGTCCATCTTCCTGATACTGATCGTTCGATGATTTATCGTCAAGGCGTACAAACGGCACATTTCCTGCCGAATCTTTGGGAAGTTCGGCAAAGAGACGGTTTAAGAACTCATCCGAAACACGGCCTGATTCCGGGTACAGCAGATTGAAATTGTACGGGTAGAGCGGATATTGATTGGGTGAGGATGGTTTGCGATACGGCTCGTACGGCTTGGCCGATCCGATGGCAACGAGCCCAAGTAGTACAATCAAAATTGCTGTTCCCATTATTCACAACTTTACAAAACGGATGCTTGGCGAAAATGGTACTGATGGTGATTTGTTCGGAATGCAGCCATTATATACCCAGCTGCTCTAGAGGGGTATGTAAATAATATTGGCGATATAAAATCTCGAATCATCGTCGAGATAATTATTTGTGTGTCCCCTATCATGCTGCGTACTTTCCCGGACGAAGGAGTTCTGGTGAgtgtttgaaaatttatttatcaacACTTGAGATGGATGCGTAATTGAACTTTCCCCATGGGCACGTATGTACGGTCACGTGTTGCCCAATGCTTGGTTTCAAGGCAGATTTGCAAATATCTCGTTTCACGTGCCGACGGACCGTTAAAATTTAGTAGACAGCTTGTCCTTCAATAGTATGTAGAACTTGTGAACTATTTTTAAACGCTTAATTGTGAcagaaagattttttttcttatatgtGTCAATTATATTACAACTTACAAGTGGTATATGTTAGTAATAGCCGCGTGATGAAACGGTAGGCACTAGGCTTGATAATTCGTTTCATTTCCATGAACGTGAACGTACTATTTCTTTCATTTAGATGAACTGAACGTGAATCGCGattcattcgttcatttcagtttttgaaaatatgGTAAATGATGTCATTTCGTAAGAAGAATTACTTTATTACATCTTGAAAATTATTTGGCAGACCAGGACAATTTTTATTTCGTCGAATAGGTCTTTCTTTTCGTGAATGTCCTGATCATACGGTTCTAGTTCATATTTGTGTGGGGAAAATGAACGACCTGGCTCATTAGGACGTTCTTCATTTCGACGGGTTCGACGTTCTTTTAATAAACGTCCTAGTGTTATGGTTCACTTTCATATTTGTATGGGAGGAAATGAACGACCTGGCTTTGCAGGACGTTCTTTATTTCGACGGATAGGTCGTTCTGTTTGTGAAAATCCTGGTCATATGGTtcacgttcatatttgtatggGGGAAATGAACGACCTAGCCTACTAAGACGTTCTTTATTTCGGCGGGTAGGACGTTATTTTGATTACCAACTCAGTACATTATGATTTATAAAGCATCAACGAACGATGATAAGATAAACGTAGGTCGTTCGTTCTTTAtgatgaattgaatgaatcgtACAGTTCTGGTTCTTAAGGCACAACTCTACTAGAAACGCCGGTTCCTATAAAGGACGAAGGGGGTTTTATCCCAACTGAACGGTTCTCTCGTATCAAGGTCGGACATTTCGATTGCGTTGCATAAAATTAGCTTTATTTAATAGTATGATGTTctgccaagaagaagaagaagaataagaagaaaaaagaagaaaaagaaaatattggtagtagtagtagtagtagtagtagtagtagtagaataggaaaaagaagaacaatgATAGTTTTCAAACCACGCACCAAACATCCATAGAACCGGACACCAAACCTTAACCTATTCTAAATACGTTCAACCGAGTATGCCCGGTATAAGGCTAAAAATACAGGGAGCAAATGTCCTGAGAGTAAAATCGGTCGATACttaatgtgttgaaaatacGACCGAAGCCGAAATAAtgtgaatttaaataaaaaaataaacaatgatACATTTAAACtgcaaattcaatttattatttattattatcattctaGAAAGATGATCGAATAAACAACACCTTTGCTTATTAtataaacttaatttaatgcTTTACACTAGTAAATGAAGACAAAGTATCCTGAACATTAACAATATATAACTGGGTAAAATTacgttattcttttttttgcattcttcGGCACACTAACGGAGCGACCCGCTGTCCCACGGGAGTTCGGTAGGTTCAGCAAAGTATAGCCGAGTCCGACCCGTGGCTCCAACGAGTTCAATAGATTCATATAAGTTCGGTAGGTGGACATGAGTCCGATTGGTTCATACGAGATTATTAGGTTTAGTGGGGACTCTGGGTCGTTTTTGGAAGGCTCCGAACCATTATGTTCCGGTGGACCCATCCGGTCGATTAAGTTCAGGTGCATAAATCGTACAATTCCTAATCGTTTTTATGTTATagctaaaatattaaaaaaaatatgcctTAAATatagttttactttttttcagTACTTCACACAATTTTCACATCACAATGattatttatcattattttaatgattatttCGAACAAAATATTACACGTCTTACATAAATTTCAGATTTTTcttaattatattaaaaagATAAAGCATTTTCTAAAATTCTAAAAAATctgaatttttaataaaaatatacaatatAATAACATTAAGAGCCACGTTACTTCGAATTGTTTTGTTGAGTACTGAAATaaatttttttacatattgttgtttttaaatcctgtcaagttttaaaagttataACATAAGAACAATTAGGAGTTATACAGTTTAAGGGCAGATATAGAGAAACATATAGATAGAAATAGATAGaaactaatttaattttcaacagAACATTGCATCGTAATTCGATTACGCATATAAAAGTTATAAGCCTCCATAAGGGATCGGTCCCCGGGAGATTCGAACCCGTGACCAAAATGTTATTATTTCGAATGACTTGACAAATGTACCAAGGGACCAACTCAATCAATCGAAGtagcaaaatttattttaaaggcaCAATAAAACACGAAACAAGGAAAGACTACACCCTCCTTGTTAAAATTGTCAAATTAAATCGTTCAATCATTCTAAACTGATACgcaaatgtaacaaaaaaatcgattGTGTGGCAGTACACGCGACCAAGACAAACAAGAgttcaatttcaaaacaagACTCATTGTAAAACAACATTCATTCAAGTACGAGCGAGCTAGAAACGTGAGATAAAACTACACTCTTCATCGAATAATTTATTTGTCATCACCAGTTCCACCTGAATTGAGTTCAAGCAGTTGTAAGAAGCATTATTTGATCGCTGATATTCATGCTTGTTTGCGATTtaaacaacatcaaacttgTATAAAAGGACCCACAATCTTTGAAGTCGATATCAGTTAAATCGTACTCGTGCTCACGCTTTCAAACAGTCAACGGTACAGAAATATGGCAAAAGTTACCATCCTCCTTATTGTTGCCCTTGCTTCATCTGTTTTTGCCAAACCCTATGAAGTCACTGAGAAGAAAGCTGACCATCCAATTGAAGAAATTGCCCCGCTGAAGGAACTTTCCATCGGAGCAAACCGATTTTCTGACGACTATTTAATCCAGCTGTACGAAAGGTTCCTGCACATACAACCGCTTAAACATCCCGGATTGGAAGATCAGCATGAGAAGCAGGAGGAGGCTTTAGAAGAGAAAGCTCAACCAGATGCGCATCATGAATCGGGTAATATGGAGGAAAAGCAAGGTCCTGCTGGAAGCAACAAGACAGAACTGGCCGAGGATGAAGAACGGCAAGAGTCGAATATACCCCCGAAGGATGCTCCATCAAGCAACgtagaaaaggaaggaaaaaagaatgaaTTGGACGAAGTGAAGGAGTCCGAGAGCAAAGAATTGAAGCCAAAAACACCCGAAAGCCTCAACAACGATCAACACCGGAAACCAAATATTAAGGATAAAGCTAAGAGCGATGATAAAGTTGTAAAACAAGATGATGTAAAGGATATCGAGGACAAGGAAAGACGTTCGCCCCTGGTACAAATTAACGTCAATGTAGGGCCGggaaaataatcaataaaaagaaaaccaattaAAACTTACCAAATAGCAGTGCAACAAGTTTGTTTGATGGAATTGATTTCTTTATTCCATATCAGCTTTAGCTTATTACACATTACTGACACAGACCAAATGCGAAAAGTGCGAGACACACTGTAGCTTCTTCTCACTTACGGTACAATATTGCCTAACCTTCGTCTTCGTCTgccattacacacacacacacatacagtacACTGGGACATACATAAAATAGTGCTCTTTGCAAGTGTCCTCCCCATCGCCGCATTCCGCCATCAACGTCTCCATTCAACCGGCGACCAACTTTTGCAGCTGCTCGCTAATCTCCGTCGAATCGATGTCCTTGGCGGCGGCCGCGTTCGGTGCCTCGCCGGCTGCTCCAGACGGTCGGCTGCATACCTTCTTGTGGGTGAACCAGTGTAACCGCTGGCACTCCCGGTCGCAGTACTGCACCTCCTTGCACTTGGAGCACTTTTTGTCCGGCTTTTCCTCGCCGCACGAGCTGCAGTACGTGATCGTGTCCTGGAAGCCGCGCTGCCCATTGATGGCCGCACGGACAATGTCGAGGGCCGGGGCGAGATTCTCCTTGCTGGCGAGCTGCGTCACCATCTGCCGGAAGATGGTGCAGTCACGGAACGGGAActctcgcacacactcgcgcacGAGCGCTTCCACGTACTCCAGCGTGCCGTCCTTGTTCGGTTTCAGCACCCGCTTGGCAAACAGCTCGACGAAATCGGTCTTCTGTTCCTGTTGCGCATCGCGCCGTGAGTTGGCGTAGTCGCGGTGCTTCACAATCTCGCCCATCACGTACCCGAGATAATGGTACTTGAAGGCCATCACCTCGTTCACCTCACCGCGCCGCTTCATCTCGCGCTCCATCATCTCCACCAGCACCGCTCGCAGATTCTTCATGTCCGAGGCCAGCAGACCGTACCGCTGCAGGTTCAGCAGTATCCGCACCGGGTGGATATTGACCTGCATGATAAAGCTATGGAATGgctccagcagcaccaccggcagcagcgccTCCTTTTGGCCCCGTGCAACCGTATAGCACTCCACGTCCTTCAGCGGGACGAAGTTGTTGATCGTACCGACCGCCTCGTGGTTCGCCACGAATGCACCCATCTGGGCGGCGGTGCGACCGACGGAATTAATTGCCTTCGCATCGGcaccggccagcagcagcttcagacACACCTCAGCGCTCCCGGACAGGGCACCGAAGTGCAGCGCTGTGTAGTTGTACTCGTGCTTGCTGGAGTTCACATCCGCGCCCtggtccagcagcagctgcaccgcCTCCTTGTTGCCCTTGTACGCCGCGTGCTGCAGCGGTGTCATGCCATTTTCGTCCACAAAATCGACGCTGGCTTTGTACTGCGACAGCAGTAGGCGCAGTTCGCTATTTTCGTTCTTTGCAATGCGATTAAATATTGCCTGCTGGTCGGCGGTCAGCACCACCTTCGGTGCGGCGGGTTTCGTATCGCTGCTGTCGGCGGCATCCTGCGCAGTGTTAGGTTTTTCGGACGACATTATTCGGGTAACGCTGTAATTTTGATCGAAAGTGTTTCAATTGCTCGCTATTTTCTGCACCAGAATATTTGATAAAGATAAGACTACTTACTTCTTTGCAAACTCACAGCAAAATTTTGACTACAAACATGCGCTTCGAAGAGTTTGACAGAAGGCAACATGGAGTTGAGTCTTCCACAGTACAAAGCGATTGACAGtcggaaacataaaaaaatataatgtttTAACATGTAGatagttaaaataattttgatcCTTAATTGCTAAACCATAGTGGTTTtagttaataaaaaataattatttacatGCTATTTAGTTCAGATAACCCTTCATATGCCATGCCATGTCTAAGGCCCATAGTGTAACCTTCAAACATCTGGTTTAGTGATGTTAAATACGGAACGGAGTCGTGGATCCGCTCCGACTCTGGCAATGAATTAAAACAGAAGTCGAATCCTGTAATTTTAAACGAGCCCAGACAACTCTGAACGATTCCGGATGAACTCGAAAAGTTAGGCGAAACACTTAAAGGTCCTattaatttgttattttaattatacTTTATATTAACACCCGGACTCATTCAGACTCATCTGGACTCAACCGGAGTCATCGTGAGTCGTCTTGAGTAATCAGGACTCGTATGGATACATTTAGATAATGAGTATCCTTATTTGCTCAAGAAAACAAGAATTAAACAATACAGCATTACAGTTACAGCAAAAAGTTTATTGTAATcaattttactgaaaattCCGCGTTCAACCTATCAGTCAATTTTGAACTAAAACTATGTATTGGGGTGGAACgcattgatttttgtttttcactaaAACATCACACAGCGGTTGCAGCGTATAAATAGCTTGTAAAGCAACTTCTAATGGCTTTGAACAGGAATAAATCCTTCATTTTGGTTTGAAGCAACAGTAGCTTTGACGTTATTGCTGGAATTATAAGCAGGATTTGTCAATAAATACGATTACACATTCATGTACagtgagattttttttttgtagatttgTCTTTGAAAGCAATAGCGTCTTTTGGGCTATAGCGTTGTTGTTAAACGTGTTCCTTAAGCTAAATACACCACTTTAAAGTAAGTAGATTGTTTTTATCACCTCGTCGTTCAATCGTAAAACCCAGTCACATTAACGGAACTCCAGTTTGCCTAAAAATATTGAGGGAAAAAAGTCAATTAAACACTAAAAAGATTCAACCGTAGTACGTCGCTTGAATTACGTACCTGAATACCGAGAATCCATCCAGTGCCTGCTGGATTCAAGGGCGTAATACCGCTACGTTTGCATACGTAGCCAGATTGGGAGACGGCAAACACGTGCTCGCTAACCGAAACATTCTTAAACCCACTGTTTCCTTCATAGTGCGGTGGATCGTTCAGAACGTTGGGCAGTAGCTGCCAATGGCTACCCTCCGGAAAGGTGCCGTTAATTTCCTTCCGCACCGAAAGCCGCCCAACCGTATCCAGTGCCCAGATGCCACACTTTCCTGCCGAGATTTGCTTAAAACTAACGCCTCCCGGTGGTTCAATCAGCTGCCACTTGCTGCCGAGTGGATTGTCCACCGTAATACCGCATCGCAGGAATGCACTGCCATTTTTGCCCACCGTCCAAACTTTGTTGTCGTAAATACTAATACTGGTGAGGGGTTGATCGCATGGAACGTGTTCCCAGCCAGTACCCTGCAAAGTAATGGATCGAAACAGCCACCGTGAGGGGAGAttgcaataaaacacatcaatATTAATGATAAATAAAGTTGGAAAAAATCCGAAGTTGACTCCGATCTGACTCCGATAATTTCGtaaccgactccggaagataAGTTCGCCCAGGAtaatccggagtcgttcagaatcATCGgaaatcgcccggagtcgtccagagtcgtccggagtcgtccagaatcgaTTTGAGTAGGAGTCGTCAGGAATAGGCCGGAGtcggccttcgaaacaaaggcctgtataTAAAGTGCACGCGCGAGTCGAGTCCGATTCCGGTGGACTCCGATCAACTCAGGTCTATTAGTGGGATCttggaatcggacctacccgattccgattccgtgttcggaattaattccggagccgattcctaAGTTGagtccggagccgattcccaAGTCGgctctggagtcgattccgcgatcagaatcggctccggaatcggaattgatcTAGGAATAGCAATTTGCCCCGATAACGGAATCATAAATGACTCCATAGttagaattagctccggaatgtgaATTATTGAATGGAAAAAGAAGTTTTAGAAGTGAAACCAGTCCGGGAAtatccatgagaatggatcgtttagtTGTAAATTTTGATCctttgcggttatcaatactTAGTGTGATTGGACCCAAATGCATATTTTTAaggcgatgccgaaactgactccgtttggtagccgattctaatttaggagccaattccaattcgtgagccgattttgattccggaaccgattcagattccggagccaattccgtaAACGGATTCCGACGGAGTCAATTCCAGAGTCACTTCCGAtaccggaaccgattccgattccggagccaattccggaatcaattctggagccaattacggaaccaattccggagtcaattccgattccggagccgattccggaatcgattctgaaaactgattccggacctattatccggaatcggttccagaaaactgcggagttagtcggaatcgattccgacaaaaacttcatttttcccatcactactctgAACGACTTCGAATGACTCTGATTCAGgtcgacttcggacgacttcgggcgcctccgattccaaacgactctAGGCGAATTCGGAGgactcctaacgactccgaacgactccgactccgggcggaactagtggtttcCATTttgtcggagtcggaatccGATTCAAATCGGAGACGTGAGTGCGCTCCAATAAGCACATCACTAATACAAACGCCACTTACCGCTGGCTGAGACTGGGAAACACCGCGACGGTACAGTACATCTCCGTTTGCCGCAATCGCCCAAACCGTGATGGTGCAGTCCGCATCATCGCTATCCGGCTGAAGCGCTACGTCCACCACCTTGGTGTTGCCGATCTCCTGCCACGGTCCGCTCGTCGTTAGCCGACACTTGCGGTACCAGCGGCGTCGTCGCACGTAGTccgtgaactgctttttcgcATGGTACGAAGCAGGGAAATCGACCGCATACTGCCACCCGTCGCGATCGACCCCGCCCGGATTGTGGAAGTCTACCATCCAATCGCTGATCCACTGCCagtgcatcgacagcagcttGGCGTGCTCTTTGCTGCGCTTGTGCTTGCCTGTCACGTCGCTCCACATGTGCCGGTCGGTCGGCAGTCCGGTGGAGGAGAAGCCGGAAAGCGGATTCCAGCGCTGGTTCTCGTAGATGTAGTAGTTTTGCGTGTCCGTCATTACGTTGATGCCCTGGCTGCTCGTCTCCAGCCCCTTCAGGAACGCGCCGCCCCATCCGCCCGAGTACACCCAGGCCGTGTTGTCGTACCCGATGCCCCAAACGACACCGGCCTTGCTCGAAACGACCCGCTTCATGTGGCCCCCGATCTGGCGCCAGTACACATCACGCAGCGGGATGATGATTCGCGGACTGTCGTACACGATCTGCAGTATCTTTACCCGGCCGCTGCTGTACAGACTGCACACGGTGTCCGGTGCGAGTCCGCTGCGGTAGTGAAACTTGGGATGCTCTTTGCCATTCACCTGCACCCGGAACCCGTCCGTATCGCTGTAGATTTCCAGCTTGAATTCTGCCCCCGGTGCGAACGTGACCAGCTTGTCGCGTATTTCGTCCTCACTCCACGCCGATGCGGCCATCGAGTTAAACACGGTCAGGTTCTCGTTAAACCTTGGATTGATGTGCAGCGGAATGTTGCGCTGCGTTTCCAGCTTATGGCGCAACCGGACGGTCGGGTGGCCCTGCAGATCGAACCGCACCTGGTCGGCGTCGTCGTATATGAAGCCCGAAATTTCCAGCCGTGAACCGATAAG contains:
- the LOC120894704 gene encoding ankyrin repeat and MYND domain-containing protein 2 gives rise to the protein MSSEKPNTAQDAADSSDTKPAAPKVVLTADQQAIFNRIAKNENSELRLLLSQYKASVDFVDENGMTPLQHAAYKGNKEAVQLLLDQGADVNSSKHEYNYTALHFGALSGSAEVCLKLLLAGADAKAINSVGRTAAQMGAFVANHEAVGTINNFVPLKDVECYTVARGQKEALLPVVLLEPFHSFIMQVNIHPVRILLNLQRYGLLASDMKNLRAVLVEMMEREMKRRGEVNEVMAFKYHYLGYVMGEIVKHRDYANSRRDAQQEQKTDFVELFAKRVLKPNKDGTLEYVEALVRECVREFPFRDCTIFRQMVTQLASKENLAPALDIVRAAINGQRGFQDTITYCSSCGEEKPDKKCSKCKEVQYCDRECQRLHWFTHKKVCSRPSGAAGEAPNAAAAKDIDSTEISEQLQKLVAG
- the LOC120893890 gene encoding uncharacterized protein LOC120893890, with protein sequence MAKVTILLIVALASSVFAKPYEVTEKKADHPIEEIAPLKELSIGANRFSDDYLIQLYERFLHIQPLKHPGLEDQHEKQEEALEEKAQPDAHHESGNMEEKQGPAGSNKTELAEDEERQESNIPPKDAPSSNVEKEGKKNELDEVKESESKELKPKTPESLNNDQHRKPNIKDKAKSDDKVVKQDDVKDIEDKERRSPLVQINVNVGPGK